A segment of the candidate division KSB1 bacterium genome:
CAGCAGACGATCCATTCAAAGATCCCCAGGTTATCGATAAATTTATTAGTTATTTTTTAGCAAATCCTGAGTTTGATTTTTTGGGTGAGGAAGAAAATAATCCGACATTTCCAGAAGGATTAGCGGTTTCGGTGTTCTCATTCAATGCATTGGAAAGAGCATGGCGAGAAGCAATTTTATTTTCAGAAAGAGAGCACGTAACCCCTTATTTCTTAAAAAATCCCCAAAAATTCAATATTGGAATTATTCGAAATGAACAGGATTTATCTCATCACCGCTGGACATTAGACTATGCAGAAGATTTACTTTTTACTCGTGAAATATATGACCGGCTGGGACATAAAGGCATATTTTTGATGGAGGATATACTTGATCTTCTGGAGACTGAACCCTCACTAGCAAACATTAATCAAGGGATAGAGAG
Coding sequences within it:
- a CDS encoding glycosyltransferase family protein, with translation MLNKQRIVAIIQARIGSSRLPGKTLTNIDGKPLLARIIERIQACTKIDDILVATTNKPEDVEIQTVVSSYGIRSFAGSENDVLDRFYQAAKLVGADVIVRITADDPFKDPQVIDKFISYFLANPEFDFLGEEENNPTFPEGLAVSVFSFNALERAWREAILFSEREHVTPYFLKNPQKFNIGIIRNEQDLSHHRWTLDYAEDLLFTREIYDRLGHKGIFLMEDILDLLETEPSLANINQGIERSKGCKLSLQDNFEMLEEAVN